In the genome of Colwellia sp. PAMC 21821, the window ATTAAGGAGTTATGACCATAGCTATCTCGTATTACAATGATAGTTTTTGATTTCGCGTCACTAATCGTTCGAATGCTGTTTTCAGGCTTACTTTTCAGTGATATAAAACCACGTACCAGTTCACTTACTTTAATCAGCCAATGAAACTTATCTTCTCGCGCTTGTGTGCGAACCATACTGACTATAAGGGTGTTTTTGCGGTTTAATACCGTTTGATAAGCTCTAGACCAAGGAAAAAAATCAAGTGGGGCTTCTAGTTGACTAGTCTGCAGCAGTAATTTAAGAATTTCTGCACTGGGACCTTTTATTTCATCATTTTCTTGATATTGCAGCAAAGGGTGCTCAGCTGCAACAGCAATTAAATCTGGTTCAGCACGAACACTACTCATAAATAAAATATTTATGAGTAGAATGCCAAGTGAAAATAGCTCGATAAAAGGCCTTTTTATCATGCTATTGTCTACTTTTTAGTCGGTCGTTTCCAACCCGTAATATTACGCTGCTTACCACGCGCAACACTGAGTTCATGATCATCAACATTTTGAACAATAACCGAACCAGCAGCGGTTGTTGCCATTGCACCAATAGTAACGGGTGCGACTAACGAGGCATTTGAGCCTATAAACGCACCTGCGCCAATAATAGTTTTAGCTTTATTCACACCATCGTAGTTACAGGTAATAGTACCGGCACCAATGTTAGCGTTAGCGCCTATTTCTGCATCGCCCAAATAACTTAAATGCCCAGCTTTTGCCCCTTCACCTAAGGTGGTTTTTTTCATTTCAACAAAATTACCAACATGGGCATCACGCTTTAATACAGAGCCAGGGCGAATGCGAGCAAACGGTCCAACTGAGGCCAATTCGCCAATAATAGCACCTTCAATCATAGTGTTTGGTTTAACTTCTGCACCTTGGCCAATAGTACAGTTTTTCAAAATACAATTAGCACCAATAATCGCATTATCTGCAATATCAACATTACCTTCGAAAATACAGTTCACGTCGATCACCACTTCTTGGCCAACAGTAACGTTACCACGAATATCAACACGGCTAGGGTCACGTAAAGTCGCGCCAGCAATCATTAACTCTTCTGCTTTTCTTCTTTGATAAGCGCGCTCTAAACCGGCAAGTTGCACACGGTTATTTGCGCCTTCTACTTCAATTTCGCTATCAGGATGAGCCGTAGCTATTAATTTACCTTCTTGATGACAGGCAGCGATAATATCCGTTAAGTAATATTCGCCTTGGGCATTATCGCTTGATAAATTCGCTAACCAGCGTTTTAAGTCACCGCCATTAGCTAATAAAATACCGGTGTTAGCTTCATTCACTAATAGTTGCTCGGCTGTGGCATCTTTTTGTTCAACAATGCCAACTACTGTGCCTGAACTATCGCGCATAATACGACCATAGCCTGCAGGGTTAGCTAAATGTACCGTTAATAACGCCATGCCATTGTCAGGCTTAGCGGCAATTAAACGTTGTAATGTACTAACTTTAGTTAAAGGTACATCGCCATAAAGCACTAGCACATCTTCATCGTCAGATAAAAAGGGTGACGCCATATCAACCGCGTGGCCTGTGCCTAATTGCTCTTTCTGTTCAACAAAGGTTAAATCGTCACCGGTAACTTTAGCTTTAAGTACTTCGCCACCAAAACCGTAAACTAGATAGATATTTTCACTATCTACTTGGCGCGCTGCGTCAATTACATGAGATACCATTGGCTTTTCAGCAACGGGATGAAGAACTTTAGGTAAAGCAGAGCGCATGCGAGTGCCTTTACCCGCAGCTAAGATAACAACAGAGAGAGCCATAATATTTCCGGTTTTGTGTATAAAGTTACTTATATCAACTTGATGAATGAGCATAACCCCATAAAATTGATAACGTATACGAACATTGTAACGTTAAATTAAATGCTTCTCTATTAAAATTATCTTAGCAGCTACCTCGAATGATTACTTTCTTATGTACAATAAAAAACCTTTGTGGGTATATCGCACCTCGTCAGTAATTGGGTGTATAATGAGGCCAACAAAAATACGACTTTTGATTGATCTAGGATCCTATATAAATGACACCCATTGCTGAGCAAATAGCCAAAGAAATCGATGTAAAAACCAGCCAAATAAATGCTGCTATAAACTTATTAGATGAAGGTGCAACGGTTCCTTTTATTGCTCGTTATAGAAAAGAAGCTACCCAAGGGCTTGATGACAATCATTTACGCCACCTTGCGCAACGCTTAGTGTATTTACGCGATTTAGCCGATCGTCGAAAAGTTATTATCAGCAATATTGAACAGCAAGGTAAATTAACGCCAGCCTTAGCCGCCGAGCTTAATAATGCCGACAACAAAACCCGTTTAGAAGATCTCTATTTACCCTATAAGCCAAAAAGAAAAACCAAAGGACAAATTGCCATTACCGCGGGTTTAGAGCCGTTAGCCAATAAAATTTATAATAATTGGCAGCTTAACCCTGAGCAAGAAGCCAAAGCCTTTATCAATAAAGAGCAGGGGTTTAGTGACGAAAGTTCAGTACTTGAAGGCGCACTTTACATTCTGGTTGAACGTTTTGCTGAAGACGCTAACTTGATCCAAAAATTACGTCGACATTTACTTAAGCAAGCTCACTTGTGCAGTAAGTTGATAAAAGGTAAAGAAAAAGAAGCGGCAAAATACCGCGATTATTTTAAGCATTCAGAATTACTAAAATCGGTGCCGTCGCACCGCATGTTAGCGATGTTGCGTGGTCGTAATGAAAAACTATTATCGTTAAGTATTGATACAGACCCAGGGCAAGAAGGCGCATTTTCTAGCGCACAACAACTGATCACCGAACATTTTAATTTACGCTTAACGGGCCAAGCCGCCGCAGAGTTTTTAACTAAAGTGGTGCTAACCACATGGAAAATAAAACTCAGCCAAAGTTTAGAAACAGAATTATTAGGCCAATTACGGGAACAAGCAGAAATTGAAGCGATTAAGGTGTTTTCGCGCAATTTAAGCGACTTAATGATGGCAGCGCCAGCCGGTGCTAAAACCACGTTAGGTTTAGATCCCGGCCTAAGAACTGGCTGTAAATTAGCTATTGTTGATGCCACGGGTAAATTATTACAAACGGCGACTATATTTCCGCATGCACCGCAAAATCATTGGGATAAATCGGTACGTACTTTAGTGAATTTATGTCAGCAACATAAAGTAGAGTTAGTGGCGATAGGTAACGGCACGGCGTCGCGCGAAAGTGACAAACTTATCGCAGATGTTATAGCTAAGCTAGAAAACAACAAGCCAACCAAAGTGATTGTGAGTGAAGCTGGCGCATCGGTATATTCTGCCTCAGAATTTGCTGCAAAAGAATTTCCTGACTTAGATGTGTCAATTCGTGGTGCAGTATCGATTGCTCGCCGCTTACAAGACCCACTAGCAGAGCTAGTTAAAATAGACCCTAAAGCCATAGGGGTTGGGCAATATCAACACGATGTTAGCCAAAGCCAACTTAGTCAAACCTTAGACAATGTTATTGAAGATTGTGTAAACGCGGTCGGTGTTGACTTAAATAGTGCTTCTGCGGCTTTATTATCGCGAGTTTCGGGTTTAAACAAAACCATGGCAAATAACGTGGTGAGTTTTCGCGATGAACATGGTCGATTTAACAATCGAAATGAATTAAAAAAAGTCGCGCGTTTAGGGCCAAAAGCCTTCGAACAAGCGGCTGGATTTTTACGGATACATAATGGTAATAATCCGTTAGATTTCTCAGGAGTTCACCCTGAAACCTATAGTTTAGTAGAACAGCTGTTAAAACAACTTAACACTGACATCAGTCATGTTATCGGTAATAAAGCTGAGTTAGAAAAAATTAATGTTGAAGCGTTAATGAGCGATGCTTTTGGTGAGCTAACGGTTAAAGACATTATTAGTGAGCTAGAAAAGCCCGGCCGTGATCCGCGTCCAGAATTCAAAACGGCAACTTTTCAAGAAGGAGTTAATACCATTAACGACCTTAAAGTTGGCATGATACTCGAAGGCGTTATCTCTAACGTGGCGAATTTTGGCGCTTTTGTCGATGTGGGCGTTCATCAAGATGGTTTAGTGCATATTTCATCACTAACCGATAAGTTTGTTAGTGACCCACATGAAATTGTCAAAGCTGGTGAAGTGGTTAAA includes:
- a CDS encoding transporter substrate-binding domain-containing protein; this encodes MIKRPFIELFSLGILLINILFMSSVRAEPDLIAVAAEHPLLQYQENDEIKGPSAEILKLLLQTSQLEAPLDFFPWSRAYQTVLNRKNTLIVSMVRTQAREDKFHWLIKVSELVRGFISLKSKPENSIRTISDAKSKTIIVIRDSYGHNSLMNLGFSEKTNLYVVSSLKHGIALFLSGKVDLIYTEPNILTDYFTEQKQNAEALISVHVLPETRRESYIAANINTDTGTLEKLNLAANKLQTDPNYQYYLAFKALIKK
- the glmU gene encoding bifunctional UDP-N-acetylglucosamine diphosphorylase/glucosamine-1-phosphate N-acetyltransferase GlmU; this encodes MALSVVILAAGKGTRMRSALPKVLHPVAEKPMVSHVIDAARQVDSENIYLVYGFGGEVLKAKVTGDDLTFVEQKEQLGTGHAVDMASPFLSDDEDVLVLYGDVPLTKVSTLQRLIAAKPDNGMALLTVHLANPAGYGRIMRDSSGTVVGIVEQKDATAEQLLVNEANTGILLANGGDLKRWLANLSSDNAQGEYYLTDIIAACHQEGKLIATAHPDSEIEVEGANNRVQLAGLERAYQRRKAEELMIAGATLRDPSRVDIRGNVTVGQEVVIDVNCIFEGNVDIADNAIIGANCILKNCTIGQGAEVKPNTMIEGAIIGELASVGPFARIRPGSVLKRDAHVGNFVEMKKTTLGEGAKAGHLSYLGDAEIGANANIGAGTITCNYDGVNKAKTIIGAGAFIGSNASLVAPVTIGAMATTAAGSVIVQNVDDHELSVARGKQRNITGWKRPTKK
- a CDS encoding Tex family protein, yielding MTPIAEQIAKEIDVKTSQINAAINLLDEGATVPFIARYRKEATQGLDDNHLRHLAQRLVYLRDLADRRKVIISNIEQQGKLTPALAAELNNADNKTRLEDLYLPYKPKRKTKGQIAITAGLEPLANKIYNNWQLNPEQEAKAFINKEQGFSDESSVLEGALYILVERFAEDANLIQKLRRHLLKQAHLCSKLIKGKEKEAAKYRDYFKHSELLKSVPSHRMLAMLRGRNEKLLSLSIDTDPGQEGAFSSAQQLITEHFNLRLTGQAAAEFLTKVVLTTWKIKLSQSLETELLGQLREQAEIEAIKVFSRNLSDLMMAAPAGAKTTLGLDPGLRTGCKLAIVDATGKLLQTATIFPHAPQNHWDKSVRTLVNLCQQHKVELVAIGNGTASRESDKLIADVIAKLENNKPTKVIVSEAGASVYSASEFAAKEFPDLDVSIRGAVSIARRLQDPLAELVKIDPKAIGVGQYQHDVSQSQLSQTLDNVIEDCVNAVGVDLNSASAALLSRVSGLNKTMANNVVSFRDEHGRFNNRNELKKVARLGPKAFEQAAGFLRIHNGNNPLDFSGVHPETYSLVEQLLKQLNTDISHVIGNKAELEKINVEALMSDAFGELTVKDIISELEKPGRDPRPEFKTATFQEGVNTINDLKVGMILEGVISNVANFGAFVDVGVHQDGLVHISSLTDKFVSDPHEIVKAGEVVKVKVTEVDPQRKRISLTMRLDEATPQVKSQPSEKSQKTQHNDKNAKPLHNKNKARTSQPKVDNNAAMGNAFADAFAKLKK